A genomic segment from Trueperaceae bacterium encodes:
- a CDS encoding ABC transporter substrate-binding protein: protein MRGSNRLIRKFRLAGVGAWLGLLAFAAPALAQEPLVIALRTPIINLDPILETSSTMGFAMINVLETLVTTNPAGEYEPMLATSWENVNETTWRFHLREGVTFHDGTPFDAEAVVFNLDRMASEESLHASNFSWYDGADVVDDLTVDIHTKGPYPGILSALNFYIPYIVSPTAVETLGDDINTAVVGTGPYRVVSHTPSDVTVLEAFADYWGGAPSVQRAEFLFVPEDNTRLAAYLAGEVDILSFVESSQIPVLAARDDTVIIEGPSDLADMLWFNTQKPPLDNVQVRQALAYGMDLDLILETVLEGTGERYGLVFAPGIVGFDPETMSEPHYTHDPERARELLAEAGYADGLDVEFLIADRPEHARIAEAVQAQLAEIGVNVSIRSLDWGTFLTATANGEHQMMVVGTYAFGDADRILPEFETAAIGSRNRSMYSNAEVDALIAQQRNEMDPQARQAIIEEIVARLTEDVPRLMVRARTQVQAVRSNIEGYVHHPAKLDLRGVVVN, encoded by the coding sequence TTGAGAGGAAGCAACAGACTCATCCGGAAGTTCCGTCTGGCGGGGGTGGGGGCTTGGCTGGGGCTGCTCGCTTTCGCGGCCCCGGCGCTGGCGCAGGAACCGCTCGTGATCGCGCTGAGGACGCCGATCATCAACCTGGACCCCATTCTCGAGACCAGCTCGACCATGGGCTTCGCCATGATCAACGTCCTGGAGACGCTGGTGACGACGAACCCGGCAGGGGAGTACGAGCCGATGCTCGCCACCTCCTGGGAGAACGTGAACGAGACGACGTGGCGCTTCCACCTCCGCGAGGGCGTGACGTTCCACGACGGCACCCCCTTCGACGCCGAGGCCGTCGTCTTCAACCTCGACCGCATGGCGTCGGAGGAGTCGCTCCACGCCAGCAACTTCTCCTGGTACGACGGCGCCGACGTCGTCGACGACCTCACCGTGGACATCCACACCAAGGGCCCCTACCCCGGCATCCTCTCGGCCCTGAACTTCTACATCCCGTACATCGTGAGCCCGACGGCGGTGGAGACCCTCGGCGACGACATCAACACGGCGGTCGTGGGTACCGGCCCCTACCGCGTCGTGTCGCACACGCCCAGCGACGTCACCGTGCTGGAGGCGTTCGCGGACTACTGGGGCGGCGCGCCGTCGGTGCAGCGCGCCGAGTTCCTGTTCGTTCCCGAGGACAACACGCGCCTCGCCGCCTACCTGGCCGGGGAGGTCGACATCCTCTCCTTCGTCGAGTCGAGCCAGATCCCCGTGCTCGCGGCGCGGGACGACACGGTCATCATCGAGGGGCCCTCGGACCTGGCCGACATGCTGTGGTTCAACACCCAGAAGCCCCCTCTCGACAACGTCCAGGTGCGCCAGGCCCTCGCCTACGGCATGGACCTCGACCTGATCCTCGAGACCGTACTCGAGGGCACCGGCGAGCGCTACGGGCTGGTGTTCGCCCCCGGGATCGTGGGCTTCGACCCCGAGACCATGAGCGAGCCGCACTACACCCATGACCCCGAGCGGGCGAGGGAGCTGCTGGCCGAGGCCGGCTACGCCGACGGGCTCGACGTCGAGTTCCTCATCGCCGACCGTCCCGAGCACGCGCGCATCGCCGAGGCCGTGCAGGCACAGCTCGCCGAGATCGGCGTGAACGTCAGCATCCGCAGCCTCGACTGGGGCACGTTCCTCACCGCCACCGCCAACGGCGAGCACCAGATGATGGTGGTGGGCACCTACGCCTTCGGCGACGCCGACCGCATCCTCCCCGAGTTCGAGACCGCGGCGATCGGCAGCCGCAACCGCAGCATGTACTCGAACGCCGAGGTGGACGCGCTCATCGCCCAGCAGCGCAACGAGATGGACCCCCAGGCCCGCCAGGCGATCATCGAGGAGATCGTGGCGCGCCTCACCGAGGACGTGCCGCGCCTGATGGTCAGGGCCCGCACCCAGGTCCAGGCGGTCCGCTCGAACATCGAGGGGTACGTGCACCACCCCGCCAAGCTCGACCTGCGCGGCGTGGTGGTCAACTAG
- a CDS encoding ABC transporter permease, whose translation MVRAEDLVTAAAERAPARRGALRRSWLGRLLRNRLGLIGAIILTLEIAVALSASAISPYDPFAQDLRNRMQPPGVEGHLLGTDEFGRDLLSRIVVGTKYSLLVGVAVVTIAFVLGVPFGALAGYYRWADGPIMRVVDLMLAFPQILLALVVVATLGTGLFNVMLAVGLASAPSFARLTRGVVLSLREADYVTATHALGSHDMRVIARHILPNTVAPLIVQSTFRVATGILSAASLSFLGLGAEPPTPEWGSMLSTGRTYLFTSPHLSFFPGIAIFVTVLGFNLLGDGLRDVLDPRMRS comes from the coding sequence GTGGTCAGGGCCGAGGACCTCGTCACCGCCGCCGCGGAGCGCGCTCCGGCGCGCCGTGGGGCGCTGCGCCGGAGCTGGCTCGGCCGGCTGCTGCGCAACCGCCTCGGGCTCATCGGGGCGATCATCCTCACCCTCGAGATCGCCGTCGCCCTGTCGGCCTCGGCGATCAGCCCCTACGACCCGTTCGCCCAGGACCTGCGCAACCGCATGCAGCCGCCGGGCGTCGAGGGGCACCTGCTCGGCACCGACGAGTTCGGGCGGGACCTGCTGAGCCGCATCGTCGTCGGCACGAAGTACTCGCTGCTCGTCGGCGTGGCCGTCGTGACCATCGCGTTCGTCCTCGGCGTACCGTTCGGGGCACTGGCCGGCTACTACCGGTGGGCGGACGGGCCGATCATGCGGGTCGTCGACCTCATGCTCGCCTTCCCGCAGATCCTCCTGGCGCTCGTCGTGGTCGCGACCCTCGGCACCGGGCTCTTCAACGTGATGCTGGCCGTCGGCCTGGCGTCGGCGCCCTCGTTCGCGCGCCTCACGCGCGGGGTCGTGCTGTCTCTGCGGGAGGCCGACTACGTCACCGCCACCCACGCGCTCGGCTCGCACGACATGCGCGTGATCGCGCGGCACATCCTGCCGAACACGGTGGCGCCGCTGATCGTCCAGTCGACCTTCCGCGTGGCCACCGGCATCCTCTCGGCGGCCTCCCTCAGCTTCCTCGGGCTGGGGGCCGAGCCGCCCACGCCCGAGTGGGGCTCCATGCTCAGCACCGGTAGGACCTACCTGTTCACCTCGCCCCACCTCTCGTTCTTCCCGGGCATCGCGATCTTCGTCACGGTGCTCGGCTTCAACCTGCTCGGCGACGGCCTGCGGGACGTGCTCGACCCGAGGATGCGGAGTTGA
- a CDS encoding Xaa-Pro peptidase family protein codes for MKGIGHGWGRVPWDWESRRRWLDLPFPEEEYRRRVDGVRRAAEGHGVDVVVVVGDAADKGTVRYLTNFEVLFGGHALVVVPLEDEPVLISNSVMHGEPMHSGFWMTWVRDARAVMSPRTGGTPGGLWAELVGLLGERGHTRRVGVCGHGALTELERRILERLPDCQLVDVTQAVDDLQAIKSPAEVEMLRRSALAADAGILAALAASTPGTPETVVAAEAARAMYAAGAEDLVFLSVVAGPLSGFKHALPRERPMGEGEMVFLDMGCSVGGYLSDTSRCAVAGRPTDEQLDFLAAAERIEDTIFGRMKPGATIGELAAEGQELADELGYGQYLYFRGHGIGTSTHVPPSFFPGSPVPFEPGMVYAFEPMLVRQGFGTAVVENVVHMTPDGAVSLNQCPKRWEPKHAAT; via the coding sequence ATGAAAGGAATCGGTCACGGCTGGGGGAGGGTCCCCTGGGACTGGGAGAGCCGCCGGCGCTGGCTCGACCTGCCCTTCCCCGAGGAGGAGTACAGGCGCCGCGTCGACGGCGTGCGGCGGGCGGCCGAGGGCCACGGCGTGGACGTCGTGGTCGTGGTGGGCGACGCCGCCGACAAGGGCACGGTCCGCTACCTCACGAACTTCGAGGTCCTCTTCGGCGGCCACGCGCTGGTCGTCGTCCCCCTGGAGGACGAGCCGGTGCTCATCAGCAACTCGGTCATGCACGGCGAGCCCATGCACTCAGGCTTCTGGATGACCTGGGTCAGGGACGCGCGCGCCGTCATGAGCCCGCGCACCGGCGGCACGCCGGGAGGCCTGTGGGCCGAGCTCGTCGGCCTCCTCGGCGAGCGAGGTCACACGAGGCGAGTGGGGGTCTGCGGCCACGGCGCCCTCACCGAGCTCGAGCGCCGCATCCTCGAGCGGCTGCCGGACTGCCAGCTCGTCGACGTCACCCAGGCCGTGGACGACCTCCAGGCCATCAAGTCGCCCGCCGAGGTCGAGATGCTCAGGCGCTCGGCCCTGGCCGCCGACGCCGGGATCCTCGCCGCGCTCGCGGCCTCCACGCCGGGAACCCCCGAGACGGTCGTCGCGGCCGAGGCGGCGCGGGCGATGTACGCCGCCGGGGCCGAGGACCTGGTGTTCCTGTCGGTGGTCGCCGGCCCGTTGAGCGGCTTCAAGCACGCCCTGCCGCGCGAGAGGCCGATGGGGGAAGGCGAGATGGTCTTCCTCGACATGGGCTGCAGCGTGGGCGGCTACCTGTCGGACACGTCCCGCTGCGCGGTGGCGGGGCGCCCGACCGACGAGCAGCTCGACTTCCTCGCCGCCGCCGAGCGCATCGAGGACACGATCTTCGGGCGCATGAAGCCCGGCGCGACCATCGGCGAGCTGGCCGCCGAGGGGCAGGAGCTCGCCGACGAGCTGGGGTACGGCCAGTACCTCTACTTCCGCGGGCACGGCATCGGCACGTCGACGCACGTGCCCCCCTCGTTCTTCCCCGGCAGCCCCGTGCCGTTCGAGCCGGGCATGGTCTACGCCTTCGAGCCCATGCTGGTGCGCCAGGGCTTCGGCACGGCCGTCGTGGAGAACGTCGTCCACATGACCCCTGACGGCGCCGTGTCGCTCAACCAGTGCCCGAAGAGATGGGAGCCCAAGCATGCCGCGACGTGA
- a CDS encoding ABC transporter permease, whose product MSQFVIRRVLSFIPLLLGMSVVVFLILQLLPGDPATIIAGQFATQEDVARVRESLGLNRPIHVQYLSFLRRLVTLDLGTSFATRRPVTEMIALRFPATITLALLAMLIALVFGTLAGMVAASARNSAWDVLAMLGSLAGISLPGFWLGLLLIYYFAVRLGWFPTSGLGSARHYVLPAVSLSVFSMAFIARMTRANLVETLSLDYIRSARAKGLPRAQVVFKHGLRNAFLPVITIAGLSFGYLLGGSVVIESVFNINGLGRLVVDSILARDYPVIQVSILVLAINVALANLIVDICYAVLDPRLRY is encoded by the coding sequence TTGTCCCAGTTCGTCATCCGCCGCGTGCTCTCGTTCATCCCGCTCCTGCTGGGGATGAGCGTCGTGGTGTTCCTGATCCTCCAGCTCCTGCCCGGCGACCCGGCGACGATCATCGCCGGCCAGTTCGCGACCCAGGAGGACGTCGCGAGGGTCCGGGAGAGCCTGGGGCTGAACCGGCCGATCCACGTCCAGTACCTCAGCTTCCTGCGCCGGCTGGTCACGCTGGACCTCGGCACCTCGTTCGCCACCCGCCGGCCCGTGACCGAGATGATCGCCTTGAGGTTCCCCGCCACGATCACACTGGCGCTGCTGGCGATGCTCATCGCCCTGGTGTTCGGGACCCTGGCCGGCATGGTCGCGGCCAGCGCGCGCAACAGCGCCTGGGACGTCCTCGCCATGCTGGGCTCGCTGGCGGGCATCTCGCTGCCCGGCTTCTGGCTGGGCCTCCTGCTCATCTACTACTTCGCCGTCCGCCTCGGCTGGTTCCCCACCTCCGGCCTGGGGAGCGCACGCCACTACGTGCTGCCGGCCGTGTCCCTCTCGGTCTTCTCGATGGCCTTCATCGCGCGCATGACGCGGGCGAACCTGGTGGAGACGCTGAGCCTCGACTACATCAGGTCGGCGCGGGCCAAGGGCCTGCCCCGCGCCCAGGTCGTGTTCAAGCACGGCCTGAGGAACGCCTTCCTGCCCGTCATCACGATCGCCGGCCTCAGCTTCGGGTACCTGCTGGGCGGCTCGGTCGTCATCGAGTCGGTCTTCAACATCAACGGCCTCGGCCGGCTCGTCGTCGACTCGATCCTGGCCAGGGACTACCCCGTGATCCAGGTCAGCATCCTGGTCCTGGCCATCAACGTCGCGCTGGCGAACCTCATCGTCGACATCTGCTACGCGGTCCTCGACCCGAGGCTGAGGTACTAG
- a CDS encoding creatininase family protein, with product MNTDGPVKDPWFLPDMTWEDVKAALEQTDLALIPVGAIEQHGPHLPLGTDYFGAFDLARAAAPQVKGVVAPVLFAGVSGHHLGFPGTLSLSQETFVAVLVETAECLAHHGFRRIVLVNGHGGNESAMSYAAHLITKRTEAVAMLFGIGELRKIYLTENIDKLDIHAGIGETSGVLASRPHLVKMDRARRPNLNLTAGQRRFLDEVRARPELLPFVTVDLPPTDELSDTGAITLLDPADATAELGERNRSRFAQALVRFVEIWSERVEADGREVVM from the coding sequence ATGAACACCGATGGCCCCGTGAAGGACCCCTGGTTCCTGCCGGACATGACCTGGGAGGACGTGAAGGCGGCCCTCGAGCAGACCGACCTGGCCCTCATACCGGTCGGTGCGATCGAGCAGCACGGACCCCACCTGCCCCTCGGCACCGACTACTTCGGCGCGTTCGACCTGGCCCGCGCGGCGGCGCCGCAGGTGAAGGGCGTCGTGGCCCCGGTGCTGTTCGCCGGCGTCTCGGGCCACCACCTAGGCTTCCCGGGCACCCTGTCGCTCAGCCAGGAGACGTTCGTCGCCGTCCTGGTCGAGACGGCCGAGTGCCTGGCCCACCACGGCTTCCGCCGCATCGTCCTCGTCAACGGCCACGGCGGCAACGAGTCGGCCATGTCGTACGCCGCCCACCTCATCACCAAGCGCACCGAGGCCGTCGCCATGCTCTTCGGGATCGGCGAGCTCCGCAAGATCTACCTGACGGAGAACATCGACAAGCTCGACATCCACGCCGGCATCGGCGAGACGTCAGGCGTGCTCGCCTCGCGGCCGCACCTCGTGAAGATGGACCGCGCCCGTCGGCCGAACCTGAACCTCACGGCGGGGCAGAGGAGGTTCCTCGACGAGGTCCGCGCCCGCCCCGAGCTGCTGCCCTTCGTCACCGTCGACCTGCCTCCCACGGACGAGCTGTCCGACACCGGCGCCATCACCCTGCTCGACCCGGCCGACGCCACGGCGGAGCTGGGCGAGCGGAACAGGTCCCGGTTCGCCCAAGCGCTCGTCAGGTTCGTAGAGATCTGGTCCGAGAGGGTCGAAGCGGACGGTCGGGAGGTCGTCATGTAG
- a CDS encoding isochorismatase family protein produces the protein MLRPDRLTAQEIAVLEASGWGQRQGFGTRPVVLVVDVTYGFTGDRPEPILEAIKRYPTSCGEVAWPALDAMETLLAAARRSGMPIVYTRNEYREDGKDLGSWAWKMTRDSGDRASAERANRIVDRIAPRPEDIVIAKKKPSAFFGTPLVSYLTDLGADQLIVVGCVTSGCVRATVVDAFSYNLRVAVVREGTFDRIPLSHEMALFELDAKYADVVSLAEAIRYVEADHVVAGV, from the coding sequence ATGCTGCGCCCTGACCGGCTGACGGCCCAGGAGATCGCCGTGCTCGAGGCCAGCGGCTGGGGCCAGCGCCAGGGCTTCGGCACCCGCCCCGTGGTGCTGGTCGTCGACGTCACCTACGGGTTCACCGGCGACAGGCCGGAGCCGATCCTCGAGGCCATCAAGCGCTACCCCACGAGCTGCGGCGAGGTGGCCTGGCCCGCGCTCGACGCGATGGAGACGCTCCTCGCCGCCGCCCGCCGCTCCGGCATGCCCATCGTCTACACGCGCAACGAGTACCGCGAGGACGGCAAGGACCTCGGCTCCTGGGCGTGGAAGATGACGCGTGACAGCGGCGACCGCGCGTCCGCGGAGCGCGCCAACCGCATCGTCGACAGGATCGCGCCCCGCCCCGAGGACATCGTCATCGCCAAGAAGAAGCCCAGCGCCTTCTTCGGGACGCCGCTCGTCTCCTACCTGACCGACCTGGGCGCCGACCAGCTCATCGTCGTCGGGTGCGTCACCAGCGGCTGCGTGCGCGCGACCGTCGTGGACGCCTTCTCCTACAACCTCCGGGTCGCCGTCGTGCGCGAGGGCACGTTCGACCGGATCCCCCTCAGCCACGAGATGGCCCTCTTCGAGCTGGACGCCAAGTACGCCGACGTCGTGTCTCTCGCGGAGGCCATCCGCTACGTGGAGGCCGACCATGTCGTGGCCGGGGTCTGA